CTACCTGTTGATCATTCAGCAGCTTGATATTGCTGAGATAGCCATATTCATGAAAGAAATCAACTTGCTCCTGGGTCAAACGGTACTGCTCCCAATCTTTTGGGCTTTGGGGCCATTGGAATAAATCGGTTATTTGTTCGTGATAGTGGGAAAGATCTTTTGCTGTTGTCTTCATCTTTTACTTTCAGTTTTAATCCAGGTTCCGCGTTAGGAGTTCAAACGAATGCGGATTTTGGTGTTAATAGATCGTCAAATTTAAATGCCTGTAAGGCTTTTGTATTTGCTGATCTTAACAAAAGAGTAACCTATTTTGCATTAAATTGTAGGTGTTTGTTTCAAAAAATATAAAATTAAGGTATATTTACGCAAGGCAATTTGCCCTAACCAATTCCAAATACCTAACATAGTTTCTTCGATGAAAGCGTTATATGAGGCAATATCACCGTTGGAATCAAATTCCTTTAATGTGTTTTTACAGCAAAAAAAAGAGTTTGATTACCCTTGGCATTATCATCCTGAATTTGAAATAACCTATATTTTGTCGAGTAGAGGAGTAAGATATGTAGGAAATAATTTTGATGATTTCTATGAAAACGATCTGGTAATGGTGGGGTCTAATTTGCCACATTGCTGGAAGAATACAGGAAAACAACCTAACCATGCCAGTGCCATTGTTATTCAATGGAGGGCTGATTTCCTAGGAGAGGACTGGTTTCAGGCAAAAGAGTTTGAGGCTATTGGGAAGTTAATAGCGCTTTCGGAGAAAGGAATAAGGTTCAGAGAAGAGATCGCCCTTCAATTAAGACCATTAATGCTTGAAATGATCGATCTTCCCCCCTTTAAGCGCTTAATAACATTGCTGGAAATTATGCACCGATTAGCAGAAACAGCTTCTTATACTGTTTTATGTGAAGAAGGTTTTAAACATATACTCAACTATCGCGAAAATGAACGGGTAAATACCATCCTTCAATTTGTGAAAAATAACTATGCAACGAAGATTACGCTTTTGGAAGTAGCGGCTCAGGTATGCATGACAGAAGAGGCCTTTTCGCGCTTTTTTAGTAAGATCATGAAGAAACCTTTCTTTTCTTTTCTTAATGAATATAGAATAAATGTAGCCTGTAAGCTGTTGATAGATACCGACCTACAGGTTGCTCAAATTTGTTATACCTCCGGTTATGAAAGCCTTCCTTTTTTTTATAGGCAGTTTAAGAAATTTAAAGGGTGTGCACCGCAAGTTTATCGTATACAGTATCGCAAAATCTGCTAAGCATTTATTCATCGTCTTTTAGAAATGAACCATAAGCCATAGCCTTGAACACCGACTGTATTTCTTCCCAAGAACTGTTGGGGTGTTTTTGCGTATAAATCAGGCCAATCATTTCATTGTTGGGATCTACCCAATAATGCGTTCCAAAATAACCGCCACCGGCATATGTGCCTTCGTTCCACGGGCCTACCACACTTCCTTTTTTGGTAATTACACTAAAGCCGAAACCTATACGGTCTGGACCACCGAGGAAAACGTCGGGAGCCTGATCGGAAGTCATCAAACGGACGCTATTCGGACTAAGGAGGCGAAATTCTTTCTGTCTCCCTCCTTG
This Olivibacter sp. SDN3 DNA region includes the following protein-coding sequences:
- a CDS encoding AraC family transcriptional regulator; this translates as MKALYEAISPLESNSFNVFLQQKKEFDYPWHYHPEFEITYILSSRGVRYVGNNFDDFYENDLVMVGSNLPHCWKNTGKQPNHASAIVIQWRADFLGEDWFQAKEFEAIGKLIALSEKGIRFREEIALQLRPLMLEMIDLPPFKRLITLLEIMHRLAETASYTVLCEEGFKHILNYRENERVNTILQFVKNNYATKITLLEVAAQVCMTEEAFSRFFSKIMKKPFFSFLNEYRINVACKLLIDTDLQVAQICYTSGYESLPFFYRQFKKFKGCAPQVYRIQYRKIC